A region of the Paenibacillus sp. J23TS9 genome:
TGGTTCTGATCAGCAAAACTTCGGCATCGGATGATAAATACGAGACGAAGCGCGTGATTCTCCGGGCCAGTTTTTCTTTGAACCATGCGTAATCATATAACGGAGGTTGATCAGGGGCATTGTTAAAGTCGTGAAAGGATAAGCAGGAGGTCTGAAGATCCCGCACGTAGTAGCAATTCTTTGACTTTCCGTACACCTCCAGATGCTCAAGTTCCATAAAACCTTGAAAACGCCCGCGTAAAACCTTGCATACCGCCTCCGTTGAAGCAAAATTAAACCAATCCAGCGGACCGGCAGCTTTTCGTAATTGATTACGTCTTAATTGGGAAGCCACCTGGCAGCTATGGCCGAGACTAAAGATCACATCGAATGCTTTATTTATCAGTAGTCTCACCTCCTTAAACGATTAGATCTATTATTGTATTCGCTAGAGTAAGAATTGGATTGGATGAAAGTTATGGAGAAGAGGGGGATTGTTAGTATGAATATGCATAAACTGAAAGCTAGTGTAATGGTTATGTTCATACCAATCTTACTGATAGGCTGTACACAAAAAGAACAAGTAGACGAGAAAGCAATAACCACTTCGGTTTCACACTCATGGGCGTGTGATTTTGTTCATTGGAATGACGTTTCATACCGGTTAACTGACATTAGGATTACGTTAGTTATCGGGAGGTAGGGACTGTGGAATCTCTAATTACGAATGAGACCATTGAAGGTCATGGGGTATATTCCAACAGATTTATCGAGGGCACTAAGCTGTACTCCATTCCTGAAATCAGCACGGACGACGCGATCGCTGTGATGATGAACGATGGTTACTACAAAATGGTTAATACGGTTAAGGAAAGAGTGGAACAGAAGGATCAATAAAAATGTATTGGGATAACTTGAAGGATTGTCTGGATCAACAGACAGTCTTTTTTTTATTTGTCTTCGATTAAAAACGCTAAATTAACGATTCCACTCAGACGCATTATATCCTGTCTAAATAGCTTCTTTGTTACCGGTATTGATCCCTGCCTTACTATAGTGGTTTTGAGTGCTTAGATAGAGTTCTGAGAGCGTTAAAATCGCTATTTTCTTTGGGTTTTTGGTATGTTATCATTTCAAAACAGAAAGAGGAGGTAGATTCATTCATGTCCATTACGCTTATCTTGTTGGCTGTAGCTGCAGTTTTTATCGGTGCTCTTATGAGATCCATGTTTGGCTTCGGTGAGGCGATCGTGAGCATGCCTTTGCTTACGCTTTTGCCGATCCCGCTCCATACTTCGGTTTCTTTGATCGGTTTAGCCGGTTTAACGGTCGCTTTATTGACTGTTTTCAGTGGCTGGCGTCATATTGAACGGCCTGTCCTCTTCCGGCTGGCTGTTTCCACGGTCATTGGCATTCCGGTCGGGCTTATCGTATTGAACACCATTCCTTCATACATCATTACATCCATATTGGGCATTTTTCTCATCGGTTACGGGGCGTATTGTTTAATTAAGAAAAACCTCTCTAAAGCGATTGATCATCCGCTGCTCAATAGCCGCGGCTGGGTTTGGCCTTTCGGATTTGCTTCAGGCGTGCTGGGTAGTGCATATAACATCAATGGTGTGCCGGTCATGATTTACGGTACTTTGCGGCGGTGGAACCCTGAACGTTTACGAGGCACATTACAGGCGCATTTTCTGGTTTCCGGAATACTCGTTGTAGCGGGGCATGCTTTGGGAGGATTATGGACAGCAGACGCCTTTGTTTTATACGCATATTCTATTCCAGCCATTCTATTAGCTACAGGCCTCGGGGTTCTATTGAATAAGCGGATTCCAGCCAGGAAGTTTGAACGCATTTTATTTGTGATCATTACTGGGTTAGGCATTCTGTTGTTGTTTCCGCGTGGGTAATGATTCTTTCATAAATACGCAGAATTGCAGTCTTGGCTCATTGAATAAAATGGTAGGAATTACCCTGTTAATACTATGATATGGACAGATTACAGATTGATTATGGTTATTACACCATGATGGATCTGTTTTTTTTATTCATAGCTCCATATTCTAAAATGGGAATGCCTGTTCTTAAATAGGACTTAAGAGGGTAGGGGCGATTCATATTATTAGGTATGATTTAACTTATAGGGTTAATATCATAATCTTGGTGGTACTGCATAACTTACCGAGCGGGAGGGAAATCGTTTGATTGAAATTTCAGAGAATTGGATTGATTCGCAGGCACCCAATAGTGCTGCGATAAAAAACGGACATGATCTTATAAAAAAAGGGAAGTTTACAACGCTTCACCATTCTGAGGACCAGCAGGTGCTATTTGGGACATGTGCGGGCAGCGGGAAGACGCCGTATGTACCTTCTGTGGATTTTGTGATTCCGGATAAACCTGTGATGCGCTGCAGCTGTCCGAGCAGGCAAATTCCGTGCAAGCATGTACTTGGTTTGCTGTATGCCCATGTGCAAGGCAAGCCTTTTTCCGCAGCGGCGGTGCCGGATGAATTGGCTGCCAAACGTGAGAAAGCCGAGAAGCGGGAAGAGAAAAAAGCGAAGGAAGCAGCTGACGGGGTTGCGGTCAAGCCTAAGAAAGTAAATAAATCGGCCCTGAAGAAAAAAGTGATGGCTCAGCTCGAAGGATTGGATGTACTGGAAAAGCTGACTCATTCCTTGATACGCCGTGGTCTGGGAACGCTGGATACAAAAGAGCTTAAAGTCATCCAGGATCATGTTAAGCAAATGGGAAGCTTCTATTTAAACGGGGCTCAGATCCAGCTGCGTAAGCTGCATATGATTCTTTCGGCAGGCGGCAATCCCGAACTTACCTATACTAATGCCGCTGAACAATTTGCTATCATCCATGCCTTTATCAAAAAAGGAAGGGCACATCTGAACGCGAAGCTTCAGGATACCGAACTTGCGTTAGACTGTGAATCCACCATTGAAGAGTGGCTGGGTCATGCTTGGCAGCTCTCAGAGCTCAGGGAAGCAGGTCTGGTTAGCCCGGAGACGGAACTAATCCAGTTATCTTTCCTCAGCTATGATGATTCATCCCGTCAGGAGTTTGTGGACTGTGGTTACTGGATTCAAAAGGACAGCGGCGAGCTTCATTGCACATTACAGTACCGTCCATATAAGGCGGCGAAGCTGATGCGGGAGGAGGACAGCTGTTTTGATGTTGTTCATGTGCCGGCTCTCTATCGTTACCCGGGTGATATGAACCGCCGAGTGCGGTATGAGTCCTTCACCACTAGACCGGTGGAAGAGCAGGACATTGCCCGAATACGGCAATATGCTGCCCATTCCTATGCCGAGGCTATAAAAAAAGTGAAGAATCAACTCAAAAATCCGCTGGGTGATCCGAATCCCGTGATGCTGCTGCATGTGGAGCAGGTGGTGGCTGATAAGGAAGGCCGATTATTCATCTCGGATTCGAACGGGGAGACGCTTGGACTACAGGATCTGCTCGATGACTCCACGGTTAACCTGTTGAAGTATTTACCTGATGACAGCCTGAAGGATGTCTCAATGCTGGTTATGTTCGATCATAATACTCAAAGCGGACAACTGCAAACGCAGCCGCTGAGTATCATAAATAAACAAGAGATTATCCG
Encoded here:
- a CDS encoding DUF1796 family putative cysteine peptidase is translated as MRLLINKAFDVIFSLGHSCQVASQLRRNQLRKAAGPLDWFNFASTEAVCKVLRGRFQGFMELEHLEVYGKSKNCYYVRDLQTSCLSFHDFNNAPDQPPLYDYAWFKEKLARRITRFVSYLSSDAEVLLIRTISNPADALRFYHAITDAYANPNLHFLFVIPSKKSSIIQRISEHERITIVQIPHGSTWEGDAAAWKSLLSSISL
- a CDS encoding sulfite exporter TauE/SafE family protein, which encodes MSITLILLAVAAVFIGALMRSMFGFGEAIVSMPLLTLLPIPLHTSVSLIGLAGLTVALLTVFSGWRHIERPVLFRLAVSTVIGIPVGLIVLNTIPSYIITSILGIFLIGYGAYCLIKKNLSKAIDHPLLNSRGWVWPFGFASGVLGSAYNINGVPVMIYGTLRRWNPERLRGTLQAHFLVSGILVVAGHALGGLWTADAFVLYAYSIPAILLATGLGVLLNKRIPARKFERILFVIITGLGILLLFPRG
- a CDS encoding SWIM zinc finger family protein; this encodes MIEISENWIDSQAPNSAAIKNGHDLIKKGKFTTLHHSEDQQVLFGTCAGSGKTPYVPSVDFVIPDKPVMRCSCPSRQIPCKHVLGLLYAHVQGKPFSAAAVPDELAAKREKAEKREEKKAKEAADGVAVKPKKVNKSALKKKVMAQLEGLDVLEKLTHSLIRRGLGTLDTKELKVIQDHVKQMGSFYLNGAQIQLRKLHMILSAGGNPELTYTNAAEQFAIIHAFIKKGRAHLNAKLQDTELALDCESTIEEWLGHAWQLSELREAGLVSPETELIQLSFLSYDDSSRQEFVDCGYWIQKDSGELHCTLQYRPYKAAKLMREEDSCFDVVHVPALYRYPGDMNRRVRYESFTTRPVEEQDIARIRQYAAHSYAEAIKKVKNQLKNPLGDPNPVMLLHVEQVVADKEGRLFISDSNGETLGLQDLLDDSTVNLLKYLPDDSLKDVSMLVMFDHNTQSGQLQTQPLSIINKQEIIRLLY